A genomic stretch from Penaeus monodon isolate SGIC_2016 chromosome 25, NSTDA_Pmon_1, whole genome shotgun sequence includes:
- the LOC119589464 gene encoding calpain-12-like has product MAPTKVAKTESVRLFRGQDYAKLKAKCWSEAQLFTDPEFPADATSLGFDKDVEWKRPTEMVTYPQFMKDVNRFSVVQGELGMLFQI; this is encoded by the exons ATGGCGCCGACGAAGGTAGCCAAGACCGAGTCCGTGCGGCTTTTCAGAGGCCAAGACTACGCCAAGCTAAAGGCAAAGTGTTGGTCAGAAGCTCAGTTGTTCACCGACCCGGAATTTCCAGCTGATGCTACGTCGCTGGGTTTCGATAAGGACGTGGAGTGGAAGAGACCGACG GAAATGGTGACTTATCCACAGTTTATGAAGGACGTGAACAGGTTTTCAGTCGTGCAGGGAGAATTAGGTATGTTATTTCAAATTTAA